Sequence from the Zeugodacus cucurbitae isolate PBARC_wt_2022May chromosome 5, idZeuCucr1.2, whole genome shotgun sequence genome:
aattattttcagcGATAAACCTGAACACCCCTCCAGCCGTAAGATATCCGGCGAACGACAACATGTCTtacaaatagcaaaaatatttcatgtcAGCAATCAATATAAGACGACGCCTGAACCACACTAGCAAGTCGCTAAAACTCAGCGCTATAGTAACGCTTTATCTCTTCGCACCTTCGCATATAGAAATATACGACCGAACGCGAAGCATACAAAATTAACGGTGTTATATTGTTAAACTTGATTTATAAGCCCAATTTTATCGCTCTTCaaaagtttaaagttttataattcTAAAATATGCATACACGTGTgttaatattcataatttttgcacTTGTGCTGATTGTTTCCAATTTTTGTACAACAACTGAGGCGCATAAAGTGATCTTCTATAATCAAAAGCCCTCCGTGCGGAAAAGTCAATTGCTCTCGACACAGATCATGTCGCAACCATGCCCAAGGGGCAAAATGCGTGATCATCGCAATCGTTGTAGGCGTGCCATTA
This genomic interval carries:
- the LOC128922122 gene encoding uncharacterized protein LOC128922122, producing MHTRVLIFIIFALVLIVSNFCTTTEAHKVIFYNQKPSVRKSQLLSTQIMSQPCPRGKMRDHRNRCRRAIIFSRKQK